A DNA window from Pseudomonas tohonis contains the following coding sequences:
- a CDS encoding LLM class flavin-dependent oxidoreductase codes for MSIEFVGMIFPRQWSETRGPRTGDFDLEFLRNHARAHEHAGFDRVLIASGPGGADSLQIAAYAAAQTERLGFMIAHRPALTAPTVAARAFATLDHTTGGGRIRLHAITGITAEPQEGDTLLDKTERYKRTDEYLEIVRRTWTAEEPFDFDGQYFQIKGAFSPVKPLQQPHIPISFGGSSDIAYQIAVKHADLYALWGEPLGGVAEQIAKLKAAARAAGVAAPRVSLSVRLILGATEELAWQRAEQILAQIKANPQFAEGSPWQKRIKGTGSERLLAAAAAGDRHDRALWMPTATAVGAYGDTTALVGTPETVAEALLDYVDLGITTFLNRGYDPYFDTVDYGRWIIPAVREEARRRELQRQAASA; via the coding sequence ATGTCCATCGAATTCGTCGGCATGATCTTCCCCCGCCAGTGGTCCGAGACACGCGGCCCGCGCACCGGGGATTTCGACCTGGAGTTTCTCCGCAACCACGCCCGCGCCCACGAGCACGCCGGCTTCGACCGGGTGCTCATCGCCAGCGGCCCCGGCGGCGCCGACAGCCTGCAGATCGCCGCCTACGCCGCCGCGCAGACCGAGCGCCTGGGCTTCATGATCGCCCACCGCCCGGCCCTCACCGCGCCCACCGTCGCCGCCCGTGCCTTCGCCACCCTCGACCACACCACCGGTGGTGGGCGCATCCGCCTGCATGCCATCACCGGCATCACCGCCGAGCCCCAGGAAGGCGACACCCTGCTGGACAAGACCGAACGCTACAAACGCACCGACGAATACCTGGAGATCGTCCGCCGCACCTGGACGGCCGAAGAACCCTTCGACTTCGACGGCCAGTACTTCCAGATCAAGGGCGCCTTCAGCCCGGTCAAGCCGCTGCAGCAGCCGCACATCCCCATCTCCTTCGGCGGCTCCTCCGACATCGCCTACCAGATCGCGGTCAAGCACGCCGACCTCTACGCCCTCTGGGGCGAGCCCCTCGGCGGCGTCGCCGAGCAGATCGCCAAGCTCAAGGCCGCCGCCAGGGCCGCTGGCGTCGCCGCGCCCCGGGTCAGCCTCTCGGTGCGGCTGATCCTCGGCGCCACCGAAGAGCTGGCCTGGCAGCGTGCCGAACAGATCCTCGCGCAGATCAAGGCCAACCCGCAGTTCGCCGAAGGCAGCCCCTGGCAGAAGCGCATCAAGGGCACCGGCTCCGAACGCCTGCTCGCCGCAGCCGCTGCCGGCGACCGCCACGACCGCGCCCTGTGGATGCCCACCGCCACCGCCGTCGGTGCCTACGGCGACACCACCGCCCTGGTCGGCACCCCGGAAACCGTCGCCGAAGCGCTGCTGGACTACGTCGACCTGGGCATCACCACCTTCCTCAACCGCGGCTACGACCCCTACTTCGACACCGTCGACTACGGCCGCTGGATCATCCCCGCCGTCCGCGAAGAAGCCCGCCGCCGCGAACTGCAACGCCAGGCGGCAAGCGCATAA
- a CDS encoding TonB-dependent receptor — MFSLAPPPAVALRRNTLSLAILALLSATALAEEKPADPEAESTREQAQPKKTDAPVLGVVQVQGKRLDAATSVVPVRAPRSVYGGTAASVLDTPRSVTQVNAEQLANDPIRSSDDLVKYAPGIIRGGGQNAGIAPQFRAQNSEVFQDGQRAYAVRHPANFNAIEGADIVAGPSSVVYGSVSGSGGYVNYLSKKPDFDQFRTRLSGQLGTWVPDGESRDSTRFTVDNTGPISDDLAYRVSITRQRQEDYYDNVENNFDAFYGAFAWRGDGIRVDWNAAYDDYFDWNIAHGWNRATQQLADSGKYYAGRATPIIQNGGTLWSPVFESGAADSAVLGWVRRQRNAQGQYGVVNGSFQAASPNTQANPGTLRGWVYDPSLAGNGLVSLDPQKGHRAEDKSTSTRFTTQLRAELDLSPGITLANSAFYQRSEDTVDAVGAFQVQSKDNIFDNRFEFRSRNETSLFGQVLRDESNSGLIYRRESNQSIAANNSFGSTINAYDLTQDPSTKNPGDLLGLTGANPAGGNGAWIGQPGVPQFSSYYGWLNLAAMYPAGHGLYAESLAPYTAESVWTTKPLFTQHNLRFAERYGLNVGASRSWIDARIENPFVLRAGTERQDSDNYRLFSVQVSPYIKPTENSTLYYTFDRSLAVNTGFFSNGIGWGSGAGANLLNPLSFESLSMLHEVGLKVDAIPDRLFLSLAAFKQERDQSPDSNNNIARLIIKGVEATARYQPDEHLRSGLNLTRLTAYNEFTTQTGFASAGFIADNGTVFGDNNALNQRPSGRYDAVQIPEYSVSGFLDYSFDSGFGAELSGWWTSSWYLNLSKTVKVPDEYNLDLALYYRQPQWSATVRVLNLTDELNFVSGLAGSTNTFLQPMPGRSLMAQVDYQF, encoded by the coding sequence ATGTTCAGCCTCGCCCCACCGCCTGCCGTCGCCCTGCGCCGCAACACCCTGTCCCTGGCCATCCTGGCCCTGCTCTCCGCCACCGCCCTGGCCGAGGAAAAGCCCGCCGATCCCGAGGCCGAATCCACCCGGGAACAGGCGCAGCCGAAAAAGACCGACGCGCCCGTGCTCGGCGTCGTGCAGGTACAGGGCAAGCGCCTCGATGCCGCCACCTCGGTGGTACCCGTGCGCGCGCCCAGATCGGTGTACGGCGGCACCGCCGCCAGCGTGCTCGACACCCCGCGCTCGGTCACCCAGGTCAACGCCGAACAGCTGGCCAACGACCCCATCCGCAGCTCCGACGACCTGGTCAAGTACGCCCCCGGCATCATCCGTGGCGGCGGCCAGAACGCCGGCATCGCCCCGCAGTTCCGCGCGCAGAACTCCGAAGTGTTCCAGGACGGCCAGCGCGCCTACGCCGTGCGCCACCCGGCCAACTTCAACGCCATCGAAGGCGCCGACATCGTCGCCGGCCCCTCCTCGGTCGTGTACGGCTCGGTCAGCGGCAGCGGCGGCTACGTCAACTACCTCAGCAAGAAGCCCGACTTCGACCAGTTCCGCACCCGCCTCAGCGGCCAGCTCGGCACCTGGGTGCCCGACGGCGAATCGCGCGACTCCACCCGCTTCACCGTCGACAACACCGGCCCCATCAGCGACGACCTCGCCTACCGCGTCAGCATCACCCGCCAGCGCCAGGAGGATTACTACGACAACGTCGAAAACAACTTCGACGCCTTCTACGGCGCCTTCGCCTGGCGCGGCGACGGCATCCGCGTGGACTGGAACGCCGCCTACGACGACTACTTCGACTGGAACATCGCCCACGGCTGGAACCGTGCCACCCAGCAACTGGCCGACAGCGGCAAGTACTACGCCGGCCGCGCCACGCCGATCATCCAGAACGGCGGCACCCTGTGGTCGCCGGTGTTCGAATCCGGCGCCGCCGACTCCGCCGTGCTCGGCTGGGTGCGCCGCCAGCGCAATGCCCAGGGCCAGTACGGCGTGGTCAACGGCAGCTTCCAGGCCGCCTCACCCAACACCCAGGCCAACCCCGGCACCCTGCGCGGCTGGGTCTACGACCCGAGCCTGGCCGGCAACGGGCTGGTCTCCCTCGACCCGCAGAAAGGCCACCGCGCCGAAGACAAGAGCACCTCCACCCGCTTCACCACCCAGCTGCGCGCCGAGCTCGACCTCAGCCCCGGCATCACCCTGGCCAACAGCGCCTTCTACCAGCGCTCCGAAGACACGGTCGACGCGGTCGGCGCCTTCCAGGTGCAATCGAAAGACAACATCTTCGACAACCGCTTCGAATTCCGCTCGCGCAACGAAACCAGCCTGTTCGGCCAGGTGCTGCGCGACGAGAGCAACAGCGGGCTGATCTACCGCCGCGAGAGCAACCAGTCCATCGCCGCCAACAACAGCTTCGGCTCCACCATCAACGCCTACGACCTGACCCAGGACCCCTCCACCAAGAACCCCGGCGACCTGCTCGGCTTGACCGGCGCCAACCCGGCCGGCGGCAACGGCGCCTGGATCGGCCAGCCCGGCGTGCCGCAGTTCTCCAGCTACTACGGCTGGCTCAACCTCGCCGCCATGTACCCCGCCGGGCACGGCCTGTACGCCGAATCCCTGGCGCCCTACACCGCCGAAAGCGTGTGGACCACCAAGCCCCTCTTCACCCAGCACAACCTGCGCTTCGCCGAGCGCTACGGCCTCAACGTCGGCGCCAGCCGCAGCTGGATCGACGCCCGCATCGAAAACCCCTTCGTCCTGCGCGCCGGCACCGAGCGCCAGGACAGCGACAACTACCGCCTGTTCTCCGTGCAGGTCAGCCCCTACATCAAGCCCACCGAGAACAGCACCCTCTACTACACCTTCGACCGCTCCCTGGCGGTCAACACCGGCTTCTTCTCCAACGGCATCGGCTGGGGCAGCGGCGCCGGCGCCAACCTGCTCAACCCGCTGTCGTTCGAAAGCCTCAGCATGCTCCACGAAGTGGGCCTCAAGGTCGACGCCATCCCCGACCGCCTGTTCCTCTCCCTCGCCGCCTTCAAGCAGGAACGCGACCAGTCGCCGGACAGCAACAACAACATCGCCCGCCTGATCATCAAGGGCGTCGAGGCCACCGCCCGCTACCAGCCCGACGAACACCTGCGCAGCGGGCTCAACCTCACCCGCCTCACCGCCTACAACGAATTCACCACCCAGACCGGCTTCGCCTCCGCCGGCTTCATCGCCGACAACGGCACCGTGTTCGGCGACAACAACGCCCTCAACCAGCGGCCCTCCGGGCGCTACGACGCCGTGCAGATCCCCGAGTACAGCGTCAGCGGCTTCCTCGACTACAGCTTCGACTCCGGCTTCGGCGCCGAGCTCTCCGGCTGGTGGACCAGCAGCTGGTACCTGAACCTCAGCAAGACGGTGAAGGTGCCCGACGAATACAACCTCGACCTCGCCCTCTACTACCGCCAGCCGCAGTGGAGCGCCACGGTGCGCGTGCTCAACCTCACCGACGAGCTGAACTTCGTCAGCGGCCTCGCCGGCTCCACCAACACCTTCCTGCAGCCCATGCCCGGCCGCAGCCTCATGGCCCAGGTGGACTACCAGTTCTGA
- a CDS encoding Bro-N domain-containing protein, with protein sequence MTLPQITPRHFLRYRRQLRAFLIGHEAWFSTRDLRRLLNTDLHERLLANLCDDQRQRVHLRTANGGFEEETVVSESGLHALLFTYCYHPENRNLRRWVTQAVLPELWMYRTPG encoded by the coding sequence ATGACGCTTCCCCAGATCACGCCGCGCCACTTCCTGCGCTACCGCCGCCAGCTGCGCGCCTTCCTCATCGGCCACGAGGCCTGGTTCTCCACCCGCGACCTGCGCCGCCTGCTCAACACCGACCTCCACGAACGCCTGCTCGCCAACCTCTGCGACGACCAGCGCCAGCGCGTGCACCTGCGCACCGCCAACGGCGGCTTCGAGGAGGAAACCGTGGTCAGCGAATCCGGCCTGCATGCGCTGCTCTTCACCTACTGCTACCACCCGGAAAACCGCAACCTGCGGCGCTGGGTCACCCAGGCCGTGCTCCCGGAACTGTGGATGTACCGAACCCCGGGCTGA